The Silurus meridionalis isolate SWU-2019-XX chromosome 16, ASM1480568v1, whole genome shotgun sequence genome has a segment encoding these proteins:
- the LOC124399309 gene encoding polymeric immunoglobulin receptor-like, which produces MKILLIFTFCLVSGPVTCSDVIGYSGGSVIIFSNINWYTHDSKYICKVEGNDCSDIIRADTKRHQVQDGRFLLYSSSKKLFLVLIRKLKPQDAGTYRFGLGNQDNSTVNLKVYNSGSCEVPKIINAYLGQNITITCKYPGQYEKNYKYFDSVNFDSKINTILDTDTKSQNGRFSISDDKSAKVLSVNISNVTKTDEVFYLLGVYNKEGTVRYWSFFAEFQLNIKGSNMMTSSSQTEIQSTMCFSSSAFISVCVCAVLLLIGGFALIIYKLRRQKTQGSRPSSRRHPGAFNKAHSDPGNNQADYECLNPETQLTLFMTLFRFK; this is translated from the exons ATGAAGATCCTCCTCATTTTTACTTTCTGCCTGGTCTCAG GTCCAGTAACCTGCTCTGATGTGATCGGTTATTCAGGAGGCAGCGTCATTATATTCTCTAATATAAACTGGTACACACATGatagtaaatatatttgtaaggTGGAAGGAAACGACTGCAGTGATATAATACGTGCCGACACCAAACGCCACCAAGTTCAAGATGGAAGATTCTTGTTGTACTCAAGCTCAAAAAAACTCTTCTTAGTATTGATCAGAAAGCTGAAGCCACAGGATGCAGGAACTTACAGATTTGGATTGGGGAATCAGGACAACTCTACTGTGAACCTAAAAGTGTATAATA GTGGATCATGTGAGGTGCCAAAAATAATAAACGCTTATCTTGGACAGAATATAACCATCACCTGTAAATATCCAGGGCAGTATGAGAAAAACTACAAATATTTTGACTCAGTGAATTTTGACAGTAAAATTAACACCATTCTTGATACTGACACAAAATCTCAGAACGGCAGATTCTCCATTTCTGATGACAAAAGTGCTAAAGTTCTCAGTGTGAACATCAGCAATGTGACAAAAACTgatgaagtattttatttacttgGCGTGTATAACAAAGAGGGGACAGTCAGATATTGGTCCTTCTTTGCAGAGTTTCAGCTGAACATTAAAG GGTCCaacatgatgacatcatcatcacagaCAGAAATCCAATCTACAATGTGTTTCA gTTCCTCTGCcttcatcagtgtgtgtgtctgtgcggtTCTGCTGCTGATTGGAGGATTTGCCCTGATTATCTACAAACTGAGACGCCAGAAAACGCAAG GATCAAGACCTTCATCCAGGAGACACCCCGGGGCCTTTAACAAa GCTCATTCTGATCCTGGGAATAATCAGGCTGATTATGAGTGTCTGAATCCAGAAACACAGCTCACCCTGTTTATGACACTATTCAGGTTTAAGTGA